The following proteins come from a genomic window of Larimichthys crocea isolate SSNF chromosome XV, L_crocea_2.0, whole genome shotgun sequence:
- the wdr13 gene encoding WD repeat-containing protein 13, whose translation MHQEPAAQTSLHVQWAVLTPGSCDLTEQRQQRWRKAKEGICPGSGFLSTQSVCGMAAVWQQVLAVDARYNAYRTPTFPQFRTQYIRRRSQLLRENAKCGFEPGLRRQYLRLRSQLLALRYGPLSEQSSFRASSVRSSRTTLDRMEDFEEDPRAQGARGHRRSVSRGSYQLQAQMNRAVYDERPPGSLVPTSVAEASRAMAGDTTLSENYAFAGMHHIFDQHVDSAVPRLQFANDDKHLLACCSLDGTLSIMTLSPSPPSVKVTLKGHGGPVTDFAWSLSNDIIVSTSLDGTLRIWNTEDGRCIREVRDPESSELLCCTFQPMNNNLTVVGNSKHHLQVVNISTGKKVKGGSSKLTGRVLSLSFDAPGRILWAGDDRGSIFSFLFDMATGKLTKAKRLVVSEGSSICSISARSWISREARDPSLLINACVNKLLLYRVVDNDGTLQLKRSFPIQHGSQLVHSIFCPLMSFRQGACVVTGSEDACVYFFDVERNTKAIVNKLQGHGGPVLDVSFNCDESLLASADSTGMVIIWRREQK comes from the exons ATGCACCAGGAACCAGCAGCACAAACCTCTCTGCATGTGCAGTGGGCTGTGCTTACACCGGGGTCATGTGACTTGACAGAGCAAAGACAGCAGCGATGGAGAAAAGCTAAGGAAG ggATCTGCCCAGGCAGTGGTTTCCTCTCTACCCAGAGCGTTTGTGGAATGGCAGCAGTTTGGCAGCAGGTTTTGGCAGTGGACGCAAG GTACAATGCTTACCGCACGCCTACGTTCCCCCAGTTCCGAACTCAGTACATCCGCCGACGCAGCCAGCTGCTCAGAGAGAACGCCAAGTGTGGCTTTGAGCCGGGGCTGCGCAGGCAGTACCTGAGGCTGCGCAGTCAGCTGCTGGCCCTGCGCTACGGGCCCCTGTCCGAGCAGAGCAGCTTCAGGGCCAGCAGTGTGCGCAGCTCCCGCACCACACTGGACCGCATGGAG GACTTCGAGGAGGACCCCCGCGCCCAAGGTGCTCGTGGTCACCGCCGGTCCGTCAGCAGAGGCTCTTACCAGCTACAGGCCCAGATGAACCGAGCCGTCTACGATGAGAG GCCTCCGGGCAGTTTGGTGCCCACCTCCGTGGCAGAGGCCAGTCGTGCCATGGCGGGAGACACAACTTTGAGTGAAAATTATGCTTTCGCTGGCATGCACCACATATTTGACCAACATGTAGACTCTGCTG TTCCACGTTTGCAGTTTGCCAACGACGACAAGCATCTTCTTGCTTGCTGCTCTCTGGATGGCACCCTGTCCATCATGACACTCTCCCCGTCTCCTCCGAGTGTTAAGGTGACCCTGAAAGGTCACGGAGGTCCCGTCACAGACTTTGCTTGGTCTCTGAGCAATGACATCATCGTGTCGACGTCACTAGACGGGACTCTGCGCATCTGGAACACGGAGGATGGTCGGTGCATCCGAGAGGTCAGAGACCCAGAATCCAGCGAGCTGCTCTGCTGTACTTTCCAGCCAATGAATAACAACCTGACTGTG GTGGGAAACAGCAAGCATCACCTGCAGGTGGTGAATATCTCCACTGGGAAGAAGGTGAAGGGGGGCTCCAGTAAGCTGACAGGTCGCgtgctgtctctctcctttGATGCTCCGGGTAGGATCCTTTGGGCCGGTGATGACAGGGGGAgcatcttctccttcctctttgaCATGGCCACAG GGAAGCTGACCAAAGCCAAGCGTCTGGTGGTGAGTGAAGGCAGCTCCATCTGCAGCATATCTGCTCGGTCCTGGATTAGCCGAGAGGCCAGAGACCCCTCCCTGCTGATCAACGCCTGTGTCAATAAGCTGCTGCTGTACAG GGTGGTGGACAATGATGGCACACTACAGCTGAAGAGAAGCTTCCCTATCCAGCATGGATCGCAGCTCGTTCATAGCATCTTCTGCCCCCTCATGTCTTTCAGACAGGGGGCCTGTGTGG TGACTGGCAGCGAGGATGCCTGTGTCTACTTCTTCGATGTCGAACGCAACACCAAGGCAATAGTGAACAAGTTGCAGGGTCACGGGGGACCGGTGCTGGATGTCAGCTTCAACTGTGACGAGAGTTTGCTGGCATCTGCCGATTCCACCGGCATGGTCATCATCTGGAGGCGGGAGCAAAAGTGA
- the LOC104932129 gene encoding protein-serine O-palmitoleoyltransferase porcupine has product MGAFSRQKFFQELAHGCLLPTAQQGLEQVWQLLVICLLCRLLWMLGLPSFVKHLGTVAGGFYTLYLFFELHMIWVVLLSLLCYLFLFLCRHSTIRGTFLSITVLIYLLLGELHMMDTTNWHKMRGSQMVVAMKAISLAFDLDRGVVTSVPSPIEFMGYIYFVGTVIFGPWISFNSYKEALEGRKLSFSWLLKVSVSWIKSQVCLVISNCVAPYLFPYFIPVYGDKLLRSKKRRKIRGTPAKWLLAYENTLSFHFSNYFVGYLSETTTTLAGAGFTEEKENLKWDMTVSKPLNIEFPRSMVEVVTSWNLPMSSFLHTYVFKSALKFGTFSAVMVTYIASALLHGLSFHLGAVLISLGFITYIEHVLRKRLAAIFNACVLSKKCQPNCSHRNKKGLWVYMINIAFSALAILHLTYLGSVFNSSVDYMEEDEDDITHHTIQKWSELSWTSHWVTFGCWILYRLIL; this is encoded by the exons ATGGGAGCGTTCAGCCGTCAGAAGTTTTTCCAGGAGCTTGCTCATGGCTGCCTGCTGCCTACAGCTCAGCAGGGCCTGGAGCAGGTATGGCAGCTGCTGGTGATCTGCCTGCTGTGTCGGCTTCTCTGGATGCTGG GCCTCCCCTCTTTCGTGAAACACCTGGGCACTGTGGCGGGAGGTTTCTACACTCTCTACCTGTTCTTTGAGCTTCACATGATCTGGGTGGTCCTCCTCAGCCTTCTCTGctacctcttcctcttcctgtgccGCCACTCCACCATCCGAGGCAccttcctctccatcactgtGCTCATCTACCTGCTGCTGGG AGAGCTGCACATGATGGACACCACCAACTGGCACAAGATGCGAG GTTCTCAGATGGTGGTTGCCATGAAAGCCATCTCTCTGGCCTTCGATTTGGACAGAGGTGTTGTGACCAGCGTACCCTCACCCATTGAGTTCATGGGCTACATTTACTTTGTGGGCACAGTCATCTTTGGCCCCTGGATCAGCTTCAACAGCTACAAAGAAGCTTTAGAAGGACGTAAGCTG aGCTTTTCGTGGCTTTTAAAAGTGTCTGTTAGCTGGATAAAGAGTCAGGTATGCCTCGTTATTTCCAACTGTGTGGCGCCCTACCTCTTCCCTTATTTCATACCTGTCTACGGAGACAAGCTGCTACGAAG caaaaagaggaggaagatcaG AGGTACACCGGCAAA GTGGCTGCTGGCGTACGAGAACACGCTGTCTTTCCACTTCAGCAATTATTTTGTGGGTTATTTGAGCGAGACCACGACCACTCTGGCTGGGGCAGGCttcacagaggagaaagaaaacctCAAATG ggATATGACTGTATCCAAGCCACTGAATATAGAGTTTCCTCGGTCGATGGTGGAGGTGGTAACATCGTGGAATCTGCCCATGTCTTCCTTTCTGCACACCT ATGTTTTTAAGAGCGCTCTCAAATTTGGGACGTTCTCTGCTGTCATGGTGACGTACATAGCCAGCGCTCTTCTGCAC GGTTTGAGCTTTCATCTGGGTGCGGTGCTTATATCTCTGGGGTTCATCACGTATATTGAGCACG tgttgcgGAAGAGGCTCGCAGCCATTTTTAATGCCTGTGTACTGTCAAAGAAATGTCAGCCAAACTGCAGTCACAGGAACAAAAAG GGGCTATGGGTTTATATGATTAATATAGCATTCAGCGCATTGGCAATACTCCACCTGACGTACCTCGGCTCTGTGTTCAACTCCAGCGTGGACTAcatggaggaggatgag GATGATATAACCCATCATACCATTCAGAAGTGGTCAGAGCTGAGCTGGACAAGCCACTGGGTCACGTTTGGATGCTGGATATTGTACCGCCTCATTCTCTAA
- the LOC104932138 gene encoding uncharacterized protein LOC104932138 translates to MSSCCITSCKNRHYTSRKLKFYRIPCDYRPFQANRRRLWLQAIQQANGSAEPLKENARICGAHFISGEASMDHDSPDFVPSVFTSTPQSPKKKGKWVYGRRKRRRRAARSEEETAPPTVDSPVDLQSSALMEETLQSPSEQEGKALVKEVEAETKAVKEQRTFKVPTGIPKLDHMIPVVLLKSVFAPGHGYRCELCNQHFPIASQLVKHKQLHEDEEEERSFSCTICGKLFTSEADFTTHQRIHEPSFPCNMCDRSFTTSQHLKRHKLMHVKDGRKCKKCGMLFCQRHRYILFQPQTQESSSESEEDSSVAEPQHLGSSLLPENNQLVKPAPKQTADLHDDVQSTVTVTPLRKTTIQTSSYAPPNLKPVPKTPNVGNNQLVKPAPNQTADLHDNVRGTTTVTPLQETSAPTASCAPLYLKPLPKTYLPPASRTEISSEIPVADLIRSFTVPRRRRPPKPSTLIRLQHPKLPPSLKLFSPQYLTSTFIEVKRNYDYILSKSRGVKSKEDIVQEENCVVQEENCVVKEEPCELPLSPPKELNIVNVRHVKKEPDVPVQPVKKGKIAYDLEFVL, encoded by the exons atgtcgTCTTGTTGCATAACCAGCTGTAAAAATCGACATTACACAAGCCGCAAACTCAAATTTTACAGAATACCGTGTGACTATCGGCCGTTTCAGGCAAACCGGAGACGTTTGTGGCTACAAGCGATACAACAAGCGAACGGCAGCGCGGAGCCACTCAAGGAGAATGCTCGTATTTGTGGCGCTCATTTTATATCAG GAGAAGCTTCCATGGACCACGACAGTCCAGACTTCGTGCCTTCGGTGTTTACAAGCACTCCACAGAGCCCcaagaaaaaggggaaatg gGTTTATGGTCGTAGGAAAAGGCGGCGTCGTGCAGCACGCTCAGAAGAAGAAACGGCTCCCCCTACAGTTGATTCTCCCGTGGACCTTCAGTCGTCTGCTTTGATGGAAGAAACGCTACAATCTCCATCAGAGCAG GAAGGAAAAGCATTGGTGAAAGAGGTTGAGGCTGAAACCAAAGCAgtcaaagaacaaagaacatttaaagTGCCAACAGGCATCCCGAAACTAGACCATATGATACCTGTTGTACTCTTAAAATCTGTATTTGCACCGGGCCATGGGTATCGGTGTGAGCTGTGCAACCAGCACTTCCCCATTGCATCACAGcttgtaaaacacaaacagctgcatgaagacgaagaagaagaaaggtccTTTTCCTGTACAATTTGTGGAAAGCTCTTCACGAGTGAGGCGGATTTCACGACGCACCAGCGCATCCACGAGCCTTCCTTCCCGTGCAACATGTGCGATCGATCTTTCACTACAAGTCAACACCTCAAGCGTCATAAACTTATGCATGTCAAAGATGGCAGGAAGTGCAAAAAGTGTGGCATGCTCTTCTGTCAACGTCacagatacattttattccagccACAGACACAGGAGTCCAGTTCAGAGTCAGAAGAGGATTCCTCCGTCGCCGAGCCTCAACATTTAGGCAGTAGTTTGTTGCCAGAAAACAATCAGCTGGTGAAGCCTGCGCCAAAACAGACTGCTGACCTGCATGACGATGTTCAGAGCACCGTCACTGTAACACCTTTGCGGAAAACTACCATTCAGACCTCATCGTATGCACCCCCAAACCTCAAACCTGTACCCAAGACCCCTAATGTCGGAAACAATCAGCTGGTGAAGCCTGCGCCAAACCAGACTGCTGACCTGCATGACAATGTTCGGGGCACCACGACTGTAACACCTTTGCAGGAAACCTCTGCACCGACTGCATCGTGTGCACCACTATACCTCAAACCTCTACCCAAGACCTACCTACCTCCAGCCTCGCGCACAGAAATCTCATCAGAAATCCCCGTAGCAGACTTGATACGATCTTTCACTGTGCCACGTCGACGCAGGCCACCCAAGCCCTCAACCTTGATCAGGCTCCAACACCCAAAACTCCCTCCGTCACTGAAGCTCTTTTCACCACAGTACCTCACCTCGACATTCATCGAGGTTAAAAGAAATTATGATTATATTTTAAGCAAATCAAGAGGTGTTAAGAGCAAGGAGGATATTGTGCAGGAGGAGAACTGTGTTGTGCAGGAGGAGAACTGTGTTGTGAAGGAGGAGCCATGCGAGCTGCCTCTGAGTCCTCCAAAAGAGCTCAACATTGTAAACGTCAGGCACGTCAAAAAGGAGCCTGATGTGCCCGTTCAGCCAGTCAAAAAGGGAAAAATCGCGTATGATCTGGAGTTTGTGCTCTGA